From Drosophila nasuta strain 15112-1781.00 chromosome X, ASM2355853v1, whole genome shotgun sequence, one genomic window encodes:
- the LOC132795200 gene encoding diacylglycerol lipase-alpha isoform X2, with protein MPGLVVFRRRWSVGSDDLVVPGAFLLALHFICFVLVAVSLVLFEYDTGVLSVKLLFYHLIGYLLILFFSICVEIGICVISMRGSILDSEARTSINIWIYLKSLVILFDIAWLILGSIWLSHYYVEAPIDEAKKIFIAIIICNWTLVFITLITIWCTFDAAGRSWVKMKKYQRSMRETESRFNYKRSNSMNRNWRQRKVMRAYQDSWDHRCRLLFCCMGSSERNRNSFTDIARLLSDFFRELDVVPSDVVAGLVLLRKFQRLEREAIVRQRKNGTYEFLSGVPITERTQFLALNDAKNYDFFQTVIHYMYFAQGAYGWPMYVIINRSKMWHLLPELKCFGCCCGSGDDSQVIQDNCCYCNYAALKKTLQLGDIDIVYATYHVDVGETPFFVAVDYTQKKIVISIRGTLSMKDILTDLNAEGEVLPLQPPRDDWLGHKGMVQAAIYIRNKLQQENLIERALQRNADRLTHTFDLVLVGHSLGAGTAAILAILLKPDHPTLQCFSYSPPGGLLSMPAVEYSKSFITSVVLGKDVVPRIGLNQMEALRADLINAIQRSVDPKWKTISCSVICCGCGPEPTSVVNMSGQDTHINQYQEERGTARSTSAHPTDSSIALTLHQPLYPPGRIIHIVRHHPKPDENVLKSREPVYQAIWADSTDFDEVLISPVMLQDHMPDKVLAALKKVVTTSGPRKPQRQTSNAFSTNSTEQEPEQLELELQPEPQPEPQPEPADSSYTNLSNCIMLTPTAQHKLCLETSFTNLQQQQQQQQQQLQLQLQLQPGIVGGSKTSSLAGSIFGRSQLSSTTTQPYDNISSVLDDSITTVMSMRKSPSSMLSETTTMLLDNAEAQPRLKAVAFDMAPTPTTTPTPPMLHRQLSRQHSEKKPRTLPLTQALRRASVAGNVDLLHDDWYGLAPLASPETLSEISSVSSRSSVPLSSLANSIERYLQHVGVVQGMPKVPLEDIFESQLHTPKVMRRAPKFSENLAGCAEDSRNLDQYKRLGRVFVTFPRIFPGDSATASTLQQQHQQLDSNSSDDSFESAHSLQQRLQLPPTVACAASCSKSADQLDEPGASVVKKLTFSDSNILADEHCLRLCPHCPCRSDAGRDCCTRHEHQECAASNNNNNNTTTVGSTDTNSSFYSANSSTSLEQQPAVAPAAVARQLNGGCGAAALHDEILMRPGVLESHFPVYGGGKERKETPAIVAPASPTPLSLNGQWPDVVGGRVRKRLSSEEFVFTRPDEHHLPSHLVQIGGDTRGSCVGGSPANRKQRRGCAAVYPVVGNNVVRRIGNADDAVSVSPSSISKFSRARVAAASSAKVAAAAATAGLNNESNV; from the exons ATGCCTGGACTCGTGGTCTTCAGACGTCGTTGGTCTGTTGGCTCTGATGATCTGGTAGTGCCAGGAGCATTTCTTCTGgcattacattttatatg TTTTGTGCTTGTGGCTGTCTCGTTAGTTTTGTTTGAGTACGACACAGGTGTTTTAAGTGTTAAACTATTGTTCTATCATCTAATAGGCTATTTGTTAATACTATTTT TTTCAATATGTGTAGAGATAGGCATTTGTGTGATCTCGATGCGCGGCAGCATTTTGGATTCCGAGGCGCGTACATCGATCAATATATGGATATATCTCAAAAGCT TGGTGATATTATTTGATATTGCATGGCTGATACTGGGCTCAATTTGGCTCTCACATTACTATGTCGAGGCGCCCATCGACGAGGCCAAAAAGATCTTCATTG CCATAATCATCTGCAACTGGACGCTGGTGTTCATCACGCTGATAACCATCTGGTGCACGTTCGATGCAGCCGGACGTTCATGGGTCAAGATGAAGAAGTACCAGCGATCCATGCGTGAGACTGAATCGCGTTTCAACTACaagcgcagcaacagcatgaATCGCAACTGGCGCCAGCG CAAAGTAATGCGTGCCTATCAGGACAGCTGGGATCATCGCTGTCGCCTGCTATTCTGCTGCATGGGCTCCTCGGAGCGCAATCGCAACTCATTCACGGACATCGCCCGCCTGCTCAGCGACTTTTTTCGCGAACTGGACGTGGTGCCCTCGGATGTGGTCGCCGGTCTAGTGCTGTTGCGCAAATTCCAGCGACTCGAACGCGAGGCGATTGTCAGGCAGCGCAAGAATGGCACCTACGAGTTCCTCAGCGGTGTGCCCATCACGGAGCGCACCCAGTTCCTAGCACTCAACGATGCCAAAAACTATGACTTCTTTCAGACCGTCATCCATTACATGTACTTCGCTCAGGGCGCCTACGGTTGGCCCATGTACGTCATCATCAATCGCAGCAAAATGTGGCATCTGCTCCCAGAGCTCAA atgctttggctgctgttgcggcaGCGGCGACGACAGCCAAGTGATCCAGGACAATTGCTGCTACTGCAACTATGCGGCACTGAAGAAGACGCTGCAGCTGGGCGACATCGACATCGTGTATGCCACGTACCACGTGGATGTGGGCGAGACGCCGTTCTTTGTGGCCGTCGACTATACGCAAAAGAAGATTGTGATCAGCATACGTGGCACGCTGAGTATGAAGGACATCCTCACCGATCTGAATGCCGAGGGTGAAGTGTTGCCGCTGCAGCCGCCGCGCGATGATTGGCTGGGACACAAGGGCATGGTGCAGGCGGCGATCTACATACGCAACAAGCTGCAGCAGGAGAATCTCATTGAGCGGGCGTTGCAACGGAATGCGGATCGTTTGACGCACACCTTTGATCTGGTGCTCGTCGGCCATTCGCTGGGCGCGGGCACAGCGGCCATTTTGGCCATTCTCCTGAAGCCGGATCATCCGACGCTGCAGTGTTTCAGCTACTCGCCGCCAGGTGGACTTCTGAGCATGCCCGCTGTGGAGTACTCGAAGTCGTTCATCACGTCCGTGGTGCTGGGCAAGGATGTGGTGCCACGCATCGGCCTCAATCAAATGGAGGCGCTACGTGCCGATCTCATCAATGCCATACAGCGCAGTGTCGATCCCAAG TGGAAGACCATCTCTTGTTCGGTCATCTGCTGTGGCTGCGGACCTGAACCCACGTCCGTGGTTAACATGTCCGGCCAGGATACGCACATCAATCAGTATCAGGAG GAACGTGGCACAGCTCGTTCAACCAGCGCGCATCCAACGGACAGCTCAATAGCTTTAACACTGCATCAGCCCTTATATCCGCCCGGTCGCATCATTCACATTGTGCGACATCATCCCAAGCCAGATGA AAATGTGCTCAAAAGTCGCGAGCCAGTCTATCAGGCTATATGGGCCGATTCAACCGATTTCGATGAGGTGCTCATATCACCTGTCATGCTGCAGGATCATATGCCCGATAAGGTGCTCGCCGCGCTCAAGAAG GTTGTAACAACGAGTGGTCCACGCAAACCCCAACGCCAGACCTCCAATGCCTTCTCCACAAACTCCACGGAACAGGAGCCGGAGCAACTGGAACTGGAGCTCCAACCGGAGCCGCAACCGGAGCCGCAACCGGAGCCTGCAGACAGTTCCTACACGAATCTGAGCAACTGCATCATGCTGACGCCGACGGCACAGCATAAGCTCTGCCTAGAAACATCGTTTACcaatttgcagcagcagcagcaacaacagcagcaacagctccaactgcaactgcaactgcaaccggGAATCGTAGGTGGCAGTAAAACGTCCTCGCTGGCGGGCAGCATCTTTGGCCGGAGCCAATTGAGCTCAACGACCACACAGCCGTATGACAACATATCAAGCGTGCTGGACGACAGCATTACAACGGTGATGAGCATGCGCAAGAGTCCCAGCTCGATGCTGAGCGAGACCACAACCATGCTGCTGGACAATGCGGAGGCGCAGCCACGCCTCAAAGCGGTTGCCTTTGACATGGCGCCGACACCCACAACGACACCGACGCCGCCCATGCTGCACCGCCAGCTGTCGCGTCAGCACTCAGAGAAGAAGCCTCGCACGTTGCCACTGACGCAAGCGTTGCGTCGCGCCTCCGTGGCAGGCAACGTCGATCTGCTGCACGATGATTGGTATGGACTGGCGCCCTTGGCCAGTCCGGAGACACTGTCGGAGATCTCAAGCGTCTCGTCGCGCAGCAGCGTGCCCCTAAGCAGCCTGGCGAACAGCATTGAACGCTATCTGCAGCATGTGGGCGTTGTCCAAGGCATGCCCAAGGTGCCACTGGAGGATATCTTTGAGTCGCAGCTGCACACACCGAAGGTGATGCGACGTGCACCAAAATTCAGCGAGAATCTCGCTGGTTGTGCGGAGGATTCACGCAATCTGGATCAGTATAAGCGTTTGGGTCGCGTCTTTGTCACGTTTCCCCGCATCTTTCCCGGCGACTCGGCGACGGCATCAacgctgcagcaacagcatcagcaactgGACTCCAATTCGAGTGACGATAGCTTCGAGTCGGCGCACAGTCTGCAACAGCGTTTGCAGTTGCCACCGACAGTGGCATGTGCAGCCAGCTGCTCCAAGTCCGCCGATCAACTGGATGAGCCCGGCGCCAGTGTGGTCAAGAAGTTAACATTCAGCGATAGCAACATTCTAGCCGACGAGCATTGTTTGCGCCTCTGTCCGCATTGTCCCTGTCGCAGTGATGCTGGCCGGGATTGCTGTACACGGCACGAGCATCAGGAGTGCGccgcaagcaacaacaacaacaacaacacgaccACAGTGGGCAGCACGGATACGAACAGCAGCTTCTACAGCGCCAATTCGAGCACATCGCTGGAGCAGCAACCAGCagttgctcctgctgctgttgccaggCAGCTGAATGGCGGCTGCGGAGCTGCAGCGCTGCACGACGAGATACTTATGCGTCCCGGTGTCCTTGAATCCCATTTCCCTGTCTATGGCGGCGGCAAGGAGCGAAAGGAGACGCCGGCCATTGTGGCGCCCGCATCGCCAACGCCGCTCAGCCTCAATGGGCAGTGGCCCGATGTGGTTGGCGGTCGTGTGCGTAAGCGTCTCTCGTCGGAGGAGTTTGTGTTCACGCGACCCGACGAGCATCATCTTCCCTCTCATTTAGTACAAATCGGCGGTGATACTCGTGGCAGCTGCGTGGGGGGTTC
- the LOC132795200 gene encoding diacylglycerol lipase-alpha isoform X1: protein MPGLVVFRRRWSVGSDDLVVPGAFLLALHFICFVLVAVSLVLFEYDTGVLSVKLLFYHLIGYLLILFFSICVEIGICVISMRGSILDSEARTSINIWIYLKSLVILFDIAWLILGSIWLSHYYVEAPIDEAKKIFIAIIICNWTLVFITLITIWCTFDAAGRSWVKMKKYQRSMRETESRFNYKRSNSMNRNWRQRKVMRAYQDSWDHRCRLLFCCMGSSERNRNSFTDIARLLSDFFRELDVVPSDVVAGLVLLRKFQRLEREAIVRQRKNGTYEFLSGVPITERTQFLALNDAKNYDFFQTVIHYMYFAQGAYGWPMYVIINRSKMWHLLPELKCFGCCCGSGDDSQVIQDNCCYCNYAALKKTLQLGDIDIVYATYHVDVGETPFFVAVDYTQKKIVISIRGTLSMKDILTDLNAEGEVLPLQPPRDDWLGHKGMVQAAIYIRNKLQQENLIERALQRNADRLTHTFDLVLVGHSLGAGTAAILAILLKPDHPTLQCFSYSPPGGLLSMPAVEYSKSFITSVVLGKDVVPRIGLNQMEALRADLINAIQRSVDPKWKTISCSVICCGCGPEPTSVVNMSGQDTHINQYQEERGTARSTSAHPTDSSIALTLHQPLYPPGRIIHIVRHHPKPDEQKYDSGWRNVLKSREPVYQAIWADSTDFDEVLISPVMLQDHMPDKVLAALKKVVTTSGPRKPQRQTSNAFSTNSTEQEPEQLELELQPEPQPEPQPEPADSSYTNLSNCIMLTPTAQHKLCLETSFTNLQQQQQQQQQQLQLQLQLQPGIVGGSKTSSLAGSIFGRSQLSSTTTQPYDNISSVLDDSITTVMSMRKSPSSMLSETTTMLLDNAEAQPRLKAVAFDMAPTPTTTPTPPMLHRQLSRQHSEKKPRTLPLTQALRRASVAGNVDLLHDDWYGLAPLASPETLSEISSVSSRSSVPLSSLANSIERYLQHVGVVQGMPKVPLEDIFESQLHTPKVMRRAPKFSENLAGCAEDSRNLDQYKRLGRVFVTFPRIFPGDSATASTLQQQHQQLDSNSSDDSFESAHSLQQRLQLPPTVACAASCSKSADQLDEPGASVVKKLTFSDSNILADEHCLRLCPHCPCRSDAGRDCCTRHEHQECAASNNNNNNTTTVGSTDTNSSFYSANSSTSLEQQPAVAPAAVARQLNGGCGAAALHDEILMRPGVLESHFPVYGGGKERKETPAIVAPASPTPLSLNGQWPDVVGGRVRKRLSSEEFVFTRPDEHHLPSHLVQIGGDTRGSCVGGSPANRKQRRGCAAVYPVVGNNVVRRIGNADDAVSVSPSSISKFSRARVAAASSAKVAAAAATAGLNNESNV from the exons ATGCCTGGACTCGTGGTCTTCAGACGTCGTTGGTCTGTTGGCTCTGATGATCTGGTAGTGCCAGGAGCATTTCTTCTGgcattacattttatatg TTTTGTGCTTGTGGCTGTCTCGTTAGTTTTGTTTGAGTACGACACAGGTGTTTTAAGTGTTAAACTATTGTTCTATCATCTAATAGGCTATTTGTTAATACTATTTT TTTCAATATGTGTAGAGATAGGCATTTGTGTGATCTCGATGCGCGGCAGCATTTTGGATTCCGAGGCGCGTACATCGATCAATATATGGATATATCTCAAAAGCT TGGTGATATTATTTGATATTGCATGGCTGATACTGGGCTCAATTTGGCTCTCACATTACTATGTCGAGGCGCCCATCGACGAGGCCAAAAAGATCTTCATTG CCATAATCATCTGCAACTGGACGCTGGTGTTCATCACGCTGATAACCATCTGGTGCACGTTCGATGCAGCCGGACGTTCATGGGTCAAGATGAAGAAGTACCAGCGATCCATGCGTGAGACTGAATCGCGTTTCAACTACaagcgcagcaacagcatgaATCGCAACTGGCGCCAGCG CAAAGTAATGCGTGCCTATCAGGACAGCTGGGATCATCGCTGTCGCCTGCTATTCTGCTGCATGGGCTCCTCGGAGCGCAATCGCAACTCATTCACGGACATCGCCCGCCTGCTCAGCGACTTTTTTCGCGAACTGGACGTGGTGCCCTCGGATGTGGTCGCCGGTCTAGTGCTGTTGCGCAAATTCCAGCGACTCGAACGCGAGGCGATTGTCAGGCAGCGCAAGAATGGCACCTACGAGTTCCTCAGCGGTGTGCCCATCACGGAGCGCACCCAGTTCCTAGCACTCAACGATGCCAAAAACTATGACTTCTTTCAGACCGTCATCCATTACATGTACTTCGCTCAGGGCGCCTACGGTTGGCCCATGTACGTCATCATCAATCGCAGCAAAATGTGGCATCTGCTCCCAGAGCTCAA atgctttggctgctgttgcggcaGCGGCGACGACAGCCAAGTGATCCAGGACAATTGCTGCTACTGCAACTATGCGGCACTGAAGAAGACGCTGCAGCTGGGCGACATCGACATCGTGTATGCCACGTACCACGTGGATGTGGGCGAGACGCCGTTCTTTGTGGCCGTCGACTATACGCAAAAGAAGATTGTGATCAGCATACGTGGCACGCTGAGTATGAAGGACATCCTCACCGATCTGAATGCCGAGGGTGAAGTGTTGCCGCTGCAGCCGCCGCGCGATGATTGGCTGGGACACAAGGGCATGGTGCAGGCGGCGATCTACATACGCAACAAGCTGCAGCAGGAGAATCTCATTGAGCGGGCGTTGCAACGGAATGCGGATCGTTTGACGCACACCTTTGATCTGGTGCTCGTCGGCCATTCGCTGGGCGCGGGCACAGCGGCCATTTTGGCCATTCTCCTGAAGCCGGATCATCCGACGCTGCAGTGTTTCAGCTACTCGCCGCCAGGTGGACTTCTGAGCATGCCCGCTGTGGAGTACTCGAAGTCGTTCATCACGTCCGTGGTGCTGGGCAAGGATGTGGTGCCACGCATCGGCCTCAATCAAATGGAGGCGCTACGTGCCGATCTCATCAATGCCATACAGCGCAGTGTCGATCCCAAG TGGAAGACCATCTCTTGTTCGGTCATCTGCTGTGGCTGCGGACCTGAACCCACGTCCGTGGTTAACATGTCCGGCCAGGATACGCACATCAATCAGTATCAGGAG GAACGTGGCACAGCTCGTTCAACCAGCGCGCATCCAACGGACAGCTCAATAGCTTTAACACTGCATCAGCCCTTATATCCGCCCGGTCGCATCATTCACATTGTGCGACATCATCCCAAGCCAGATGA GCAAAAATACGACAGTGGTTGGAG AAATGTGCTCAAAAGTCGCGAGCCAGTCTATCAGGCTATATGGGCCGATTCAACCGATTTCGATGAGGTGCTCATATCACCTGTCATGCTGCAGGATCATATGCCCGATAAGGTGCTCGCCGCGCTCAAGAAG GTTGTAACAACGAGTGGTCCACGCAAACCCCAACGCCAGACCTCCAATGCCTTCTCCACAAACTCCACGGAACAGGAGCCGGAGCAACTGGAACTGGAGCTCCAACCGGAGCCGCAACCGGAGCCGCAACCGGAGCCTGCAGACAGTTCCTACACGAATCTGAGCAACTGCATCATGCTGACGCCGACGGCACAGCATAAGCTCTGCCTAGAAACATCGTTTACcaatttgcagcagcagcagcaacaacagcagcaacagctccaactgcaactgcaactgcaaccggGAATCGTAGGTGGCAGTAAAACGTCCTCGCTGGCGGGCAGCATCTTTGGCCGGAGCCAATTGAGCTCAACGACCACACAGCCGTATGACAACATATCAAGCGTGCTGGACGACAGCATTACAACGGTGATGAGCATGCGCAAGAGTCCCAGCTCGATGCTGAGCGAGACCACAACCATGCTGCTGGACAATGCGGAGGCGCAGCCACGCCTCAAAGCGGTTGCCTTTGACATGGCGCCGACACCCACAACGACACCGACGCCGCCCATGCTGCACCGCCAGCTGTCGCGTCAGCACTCAGAGAAGAAGCCTCGCACGTTGCCACTGACGCAAGCGTTGCGTCGCGCCTCCGTGGCAGGCAACGTCGATCTGCTGCACGATGATTGGTATGGACTGGCGCCCTTGGCCAGTCCGGAGACACTGTCGGAGATCTCAAGCGTCTCGTCGCGCAGCAGCGTGCCCCTAAGCAGCCTGGCGAACAGCATTGAACGCTATCTGCAGCATGTGGGCGTTGTCCAAGGCATGCCCAAGGTGCCACTGGAGGATATCTTTGAGTCGCAGCTGCACACACCGAAGGTGATGCGACGTGCACCAAAATTCAGCGAGAATCTCGCTGGTTGTGCGGAGGATTCACGCAATCTGGATCAGTATAAGCGTTTGGGTCGCGTCTTTGTCACGTTTCCCCGCATCTTTCCCGGCGACTCGGCGACGGCATCAacgctgcagcaacagcatcagcaactgGACTCCAATTCGAGTGACGATAGCTTCGAGTCGGCGCACAGTCTGCAACAGCGTTTGCAGTTGCCACCGACAGTGGCATGTGCAGCCAGCTGCTCCAAGTCCGCCGATCAACTGGATGAGCCCGGCGCCAGTGTGGTCAAGAAGTTAACATTCAGCGATAGCAACATTCTAGCCGACGAGCATTGTTTGCGCCTCTGTCCGCATTGTCCCTGTCGCAGTGATGCTGGCCGGGATTGCTGTACACGGCACGAGCATCAGGAGTGCGccgcaagcaacaacaacaacaacaacacgaccACAGTGGGCAGCACGGATACGAACAGCAGCTTCTACAGCGCCAATTCGAGCACATCGCTGGAGCAGCAACCAGCagttgctcctgctgctgttgccaggCAGCTGAATGGCGGCTGCGGAGCTGCAGCGCTGCACGACGAGATACTTATGCGTCCCGGTGTCCTTGAATCCCATTTCCCTGTCTATGGCGGCGGCAAGGAGCGAAAGGAGACGCCGGCCATTGTGGCGCCCGCATCGCCAACGCCGCTCAGCCTCAATGGGCAGTGGCCCGATGTGGTTGGCGGTCGTGTGCGTAAGCGTCTCTCGTCGGAGGAGTTTGTGTTCACGCGACCCGACGAGCATCATCTTCCCTCTCATTTAGTACAAATCGGCGGTGATACTCGTGGCAGCTGCGTGGGGGGTTC